In Quercus robur chromosome 10, dhQueRobu3.1, whole genome shotgun sequence, a genomic segment contains:
- the LOC126703824 gene encoding probable CCR4-associated factor 1 homolog 11: MDHAVIVRKVWKENLVEEFDLIKVALMSYHMVSIDTEFPGIVYRPANVDKHELGKLPPIWNYQNPESIELLERQGIEFDKNLKEGIIDYADFAALMLESGLLGDHSAFTWVTFHGAYDIAHLMKILIRQPLPYDLMGFMNLVQRIFGKRLFDLKHMMKFCDGLYGGLEKVANTLGVQRLAGKSHQAGSDTLLTLQTFRKFLDVHFKENNNGGLRHNGHLLTRMQCVLHGLELNNCFHQFNNAGLKIITRGFHGLNLNLYRQYAICN; encoded by the exons ATGGATCATGCAGTGATAGTAAGAAAAGTGTGGAAAGAAAATCTTGTAGAAGAGTTCGATCTTATTAAGGTAGCATTGATGAGCTATCACATGGTGTCAATCGACACAGAATTCCCTGGTATTGTGTACCGTCCCGCTAATGTCGACAAGCACGAACTCGGAAAACTCCCTCCGATCTGGAACTACCAG AACCCAGAATCGATCGAGTTACTTGAGCGCCAAGGAATCGAATTTGACAAGAACTTGAAGGAGGGTATTATTGACTATGCCGACTTTGCTGCATTGATGTTGGAATCTGGGTTGTTGGGCGATCACTCTGCTTTCACTTGGGTTACCTTTCATGGTGCCTATGACATTGCCCACTTGATGAAAATCTTGATTCGGCAACCACTGCCGTATGATCTGATGGGGTTTATGAACCTGGTGCAGCGCATCTTTGGGAAAAGGCTTTTCGACTTGAAGCATATGATGAAGTTTTGCGATGGCCTTTATGGGGGTTTAGAGAAAGTGGCTAACACTCTGGGAGTGCAACGTTTGGCTGGGAAAAGTCACCAGGCTGGGTCAGATACCTTGTTGACTCTGCAAactttcagaaagttcttggaCGTGCACttcaaagaaaataacaacGGTGGACTCAGACATAATGGGCATTTGTTGACGAGGATGCAGTGTGTTCTTCACGGCTTGGAGTTGAATAATTGCTTTCATCAATTCAATAATGCCGGCCTGAAGATTATTACTCGTGGCTTTCATGGGTTAAATCTGAATTTGTATAGACAATATGCAATATGTAATTGA